Genomic DNA from Telopea speciosissima isolate NSW1024214 ecotype Mountain lineage chromosome 2, Tspe_v1, whole genome shotgun sequence:
TGGGTAGGAGAAGATGGGTTGTGTTTAATGACCATTTAATCCTTTAAAACGAAATCTTGTTTAAATTCTTGTTTTTCCTTCGATTTTTCTTTAACTTTTGACAGTGGATGTGATTTTACTTAATTATCCCTATAAAATTATTCTCATTGCATCTCTTGTTGTAGTTTTAAGGGATAGTTggtgtcttgttatgttttgataaataacagacccttgttacgttaataatttttctttatttatcatcaaaaaaaaaaaaagtattaggTCTTCTTAACGCTCTTTAGGGGCcatcaatcaaaatcagaatcagacATTTGAAATTGAAAGTTTGGTTTTATTACCTAAATTAAGATTGGTCAATTCAAAACGGCACCTGATTCTGACTCATGCTTAACAAGTTGGAAAAAAGAGGTCGCTCCATCCACCTTTAACAAAGTTTCTCACAACAATttaaggggaggggaggggggagtcaAACGTACACAGAGTTTTgaactaaaactaaaactatCGAGGATAGAGTTCAGATTTCCAAACGTAACGTAAACCGATTAACCTGTGATCTGTGGAAATGTGAAAAGCTGTCTCTCATGTCCATCACCATATCAAAGCTAGAAGTTCTATCaacttatttatatttttggtgCTTATCTTTTTAGCGAAAATCTGTCACGCATTAatcaatagaaatagaaatagaaatgtgTAATCAAGACTTACggaaaagtaaaaaatacaaagacACGAGATTTACATGATTCGACATGGTGACCTACGTCTACAGAGCAATAGCATGGAGCTCATTTTGCTAATATAAGAAAAATTATAATACACACCCCTCACTCACAACACGCTATATGTGAGACTCACTCAACAAGAAAACTTACTCACAATATAACTCTTataaattctttaaaaaaattatacacAGAAAATAATACCCAGAATACCCTATAAGTGAAGCTCAAACCCAAATTTAAAAACAGCCTTAAAGACCTCTAAAAATTCCGTTCTTGATTCTCACATTGCCGTCGAACTCTTCTCTATTTTCAAACTCAGCCATTGACctttacctaaaaaaataaaaaaaataaatgccaTTGACATTCAATGCACCCGACAGCAATCCAATAGCATTTATCATaatcttcttataaatttttattttttttttggtaacgaacaatcttcttatttatttcttagttactattttagtttcttctttagCAGTTGAGCAGCgaagtaagaaaataaaaacgtGGGGAGAGGATTGAGGAATCATTATAATCCAATAAAACCAATTGAAAAAGACAAATGGGTTTACTGTTTGACTTCGGCCGGCCAGAATCTCAAAGAACATGCATGCTTACTATTAAATGACACTTCCACCTCCTAGAGTTTGTAGAGTCCATACAGTATctatctcttcctttcttctctgaCATtatctgctctctctctctctctccctctctctgtgtcAGTTTCTTTCTTCATGCCTCCAAAATAAATAGGCCCATTAAGGAGTTCTTGACCAATCTCTTCTGGAAGTAAAGAGGAAGTAAGTACCTTGGTTCTGTGTTTACGCCATGGAAGGAGGAGTACTTCCAGTAACTGATGTTTCGGCTTTCAGAGAATGTTTTTCTTTGGCATGGAAAAACCCTTATGTTCTTCGGCTAGCTTTCTCTGCGGGAATCGGTGGTTTGCTCTTTGGTTATGATACTGGTATActcccttcttttttgttttctattcatTCATAGTTTGGTGATTTAACAAGTCTTTGTTTGGTGTCCATCAATCCTTCTTGTTTCTGTTCTCTGTTTAATGTGTATCTCTTTTCTAATCATTTTAACCTCAAGTTTTCAATGAGCccatgaaatttatttttttttttttgttgttggaaTAAGATGGATGTAATAAGAACAATAAGAATTCTGGGTTTTGCAGAAtgtttactctctttttttaatcttgaaCTCTCTGTTTATAAGTTcctttttgtgggtttttgtgTCCTGACTTTTGATTCTTGATTTTGGGGTCATCAGGAGTTATTTCTGGTGCTCTTCTTTATATTAGAGATGACTTCAAGTCTGTTGATAGGCAGACTGTTCTGCAGGTGAGGAAGTGTGCTTTGCTTTCTTAAATACATTTGTTGGctttgaaaaatgaaatttggaaaagaagaaTTGTAATTTCTCCTGCAATATTATTGCAAAGACGGTTCATTCTTTTGTTGATTTAAAGTTTTGCCTcttgaaattttaaataaaggccaaatgttctctgtgccccgggggcgcaggctgctcccagacacatgggggttgatgaaatgaccaccctaccaccgaatggcaggcccatgagTCTAGACGCACtttgcgctgcggcacaaagaacatcagccaatattttaaaattaaattttatcgtttatacatgtgaaatgaccctAGCATCCTCACTGTATGTAGCCTAGCTACCATTAGTATGTATCCCAAGTTACTTAACCTCACATCACAAGATTCAACCCCATCTTCCTTTTCGAATCCCCTTAAAAGTTTAACTTGACCTTAATTAGTGACCTTTCattaattatgtttttttgtCATATCAACCCCATCTTCCTTTTTGAATCCCCTTAAAACTTTAACTTTACCTTAATTAGTGACCTTTCATAAATTATGTTCTTTTGTCATATCAGATACCCATAATGGACATCTTAATGATAATCAAAATTGGCTTCAACAGCCAAGTTGGATTCACACAGGCTATGAATGAATTCATAATCTGAATTCTGAAAGCTTTCAGAACTCTTCCTTTCACTGCAAAATTCACCAACAGACAACAAGGGAAATACACAATAAATTGCCATTTGGGTTCTTTTAAGAGAGAAAATCTCTACAAACCATCTGAAGAatgtaaatttcttcttcttctatttcaagAAAAACATCTATTGACCATGGATGGTGATATTCTGTATATAGGAAAGCATTGTCAGTACAGCAGTCGCCGGAGCAATCATAGGTGCTGCAATTGGTGGATGGCTAAGCGATCGATTTGGCCGGAGATTCTCGCTAATGTTTGCagactttctcttctttgttggAGCTGTTGTCATGGCCTCTGCTCCCAACCCAGGTCTACTTATCCTTGGTCGTGTTCTTGTTGGTCTCGGTgttggtatggcgtccatgacAGCTCCACTATACATATCAGAAGCTTCTCCTCCGAAAGTCCGAGGTGCCCTGGTCAGCACCAATGGTTTGCTTTTAACTGGAGGCCTGTTTCTGTCTTACCTTCTCAACTTAGCATTCAGCAAGGTAATTAAGTGACAATCTCAAACAGTAGTAGTGATGATCTgagttttctttgtttattcatGCTTACAATGCATACATTTAAGCTTCAGTTTTGGGTTTAGTCGATCTTAACAGATAAGACGCCTTAACTAACCCATCAGGATTGGTATTTCAGGCTCCTGGGACATGGAGGTGGATGCTTGGAGTTGCTGCATTACCAGCTCTACTTCAGTTTATATTAATGTGGTTTCTCCCAGAGTCACCACGCTGGCTTTATAGAAAGGTACATACTGATTCTCAGTCTTCTTGTGTTCTCTTAATGAGATCGACCTTTTCACCATTAATATTCCTGATCTGGATAAGTTGAAGCTTGAGCTCCAAACATATTCAATTGATTTGCAAAACCAGCTTTGATTCTTGTGTTCCCAAATGAGATCACCTTTTTCAAACAATTTATACTACTTCCATAATGATCACCGCCATGAGTATTCTCAGGGTTCCCCTTATTCCTGATCTAAATAAGTttattttgggtgaataagtGACCTAGATAAGTTGAAGCTTGATCTCCACCACAATTGATTAACAAAACCAGTTTTGGTTCTTGTGTTTTATAAATCATTATacagggaaaggaagaagaagccataaGCATACTAAGACAAATATTCCCTGCAAATGAGGTTGAAATGGAGATACAAGCTCTGAAAGAATCGGTTGATTCAGAGGTCAAGGAAGAAGGATCATCAAATAAGATTAATTTCGCAAAGATGCTGAAAACCAGGACAGTCAGAAGAGCACTGGTAGCAGGTGTTGGACTACAGATCTTTCAACAATTTGTGGGCATTAACACAGTAATGTATTATAGCCCTACAATTGTTCAGTTGGCTGGTTTTGCATCCAACCAAACAGCTCTCCTACTATCTCTTATCATAGCAGCTCTCAATACCCTCGGCACCATTGTGAGCATATACTTTGTAGACAAAACAGGCAGGAAAAAAATTCTGCTTCTTAGTCTAACTGGTCTTATGGTCTCACTGGCACTTCTAGCCGCTACATTCCATGAGTCCACGGCAGAATCTCCACAGGTTAGCAGGCAGGACACAGCCCACTTCTCTGGCTTGACCTGCCCAGATTTCCAGTCCACATCTGCTAGTTGGGACTGTATGACGTGCTTGAAGGTCTATTCTACATCTTGTGGCTTCTGTGCTTCTCAAACAGACAAGGTAAGCTTGGGCAAGGCATCAGCTTTTAAACAAGAAATCATTGAATTCATTCTTCAACTACCTTGCTTTGTTCTTCTTAGCTTCTTATTTAATAagttctaatttttattttaattacttTTGCAGTTAAATCCTGGGGCATGTTTGATCTCAAATACAACAGTGAAGAATATGTGTCAAGGGGAACATAGGATATGGTACACAAGGGGTTGCCCTAGCAGATATGGGTGGGTCGCTTTAATTGGATTAGGCCTTTACGTCATATCGTTTTCCCCTGGGATGGGTTCTGTTACATGGATTGTAAACTCTGAGATATACCCTTTGAGGTTCAGAGGTGTCTGTGGGGGTATAGCTGCTACTGCTAACTGGATCTCAAACCTGATCGTGTCTCAGTCCTTCCTCTCCTTGACACAGGCAATTGGGACTGCATGGACTTTCCTCATTTTTGGGGTAGTCTCTGTTGTTGGCGTGTTCTTTGTCTTGATTTGTGTACCAGAGACCAAGGGGCTACCAATTGAGGAAGTTGAGAAGATGCTTGACCGGAGAGCTCTACACATTAGGTTCTGGAGAAAGGGCACAGATGATACGGGGAAGTAAGAATTCGAATCAAAGGTTGGTACTTTGTAGTATTACTGAgtgaaaaaaaacattttcctaCAGATTTCCTTTGTTTCCATGTACAAAGGATGGAAAATAAGGGAAATTTCCGTGTGAAACATCATGATTTTACAATGTAAGTTTTAATGTAAAATGAGAAATAAGAcatggaaaaataaaacaaatagtGAGTCTCAAGTTTgacatttctctctcctattcttcTGATTTTGTAGACCACATGTGGGCCCATATGATTGATACCATTTACAACCCCTCATTGCTTATAGTGTGCAGATTCTTTCTTACACTGCCCTGGTAGAAACCCTCTCCGGACAAGGGAGAAAGCTGGGCAGCTAAAGAATAagaatttttcttcaaaatataTAGTCATGTAACAGAAATTAGACTTTTATCATTTCCACTGAGAAAATAATATTGCAGGTTCAGATACAATGGAAATATTTTTATAGGTACATGCACAATTACACAActcctggagaggagccggattaCCCATGTGGATCCCACTGTGTGGATTCCATTTTGACGACTGTGAGACGTTCTCGTACGCTCACGTACATGGATGTGAGCTGGACTCCATTTACTCCTAACAAAGATTAGATTGATCCAGTCCttgcaacaaaaaaaaggcAGGTTTTAGAGTCCAATCAAATATGGCATCACATTGTTCTTTCACAACGCAACATTAAGCCGCTAATAACCAATTCACACCTGTCTggtcccccaaaaaaaaccggaaataaagaaaatgataCCTCAAGCAATATGCTCTGCTAGTGAGTGTGAGAATTTTAACATGCTTTTTCTTCCTCAACTCATGTGGGATAGGCCCAAATACTCGAGTTCGAATTGGCTCTCCTTGCTTGTTGACAAGGACAACTGCGTTGTCATCAAACTTGATCTCACTCCCATCACAACGGCCCCTCTGCATAGCAGCATGCAGTACTACACTATATACAACATCCTAAGGCTGGCTTGATGAATATCAAAGGATGCATGAGTTAGCTGTCAATAATGCTTCTATTGCAAGCACATAAGCAAAGGATATTAATACGTCGGGCCAGACCTGATCTGATGAGGGAAATAGTAAAATGGCAATAAGGTACCAATTTACTATACAAGGAGCCAACACATGTGACCCAACTTATAATAGAAGATTTGCATAATAATGATCATTGTTCTAATATACTTCTTTTCATAATTGAtctatattgttcttggaaaaCTAAACCGCTTACAATTTAGGTGAAAAAAACATACTTGTTCTCTAATAAGTTTGTCTGGCCAAGTGATTGTATTCTTACATAAGACTTTTTGTGTTAGGTAGAGCATAAAACCAGTTTTCCAACaagtctaagattgcttaaatctgatttatattgacaGAGTAACATTCTgttcaaactttatttggtgtgcgcgaatgttaTTAAAAATCTTCCAggatgaaaataaatttttaggtatcaaaacaaaagattattttactactcttttggttttttgtgaTGCTCTttcataataagatttatggaattttaagATTTGAGAAAATACCCTAGCATTTGAGAGTTGAAAAATCGCCTCAACCACCTAAGCGACCAAGTCACCATTCGAGCAAAGGCAGACTGGACGCCTgggcgatgccttgataactatgcttggAAGTGCTTAGAATTTTGTGGTAGAGCTTTGTGCGAAGAATAATTTTTGAGGATGCTATTTTGATATAAAAGTTTGATAGTAATTTGGAAGACAATTATTTGTGTATATTCTTAAAGGTATAGTAATTTTTATATGCTTGAGGGTGACTATATAACTTAACTAGCCTTAGATGGGTCAGTTAATCTTGGGTGATTTATGGATGGTTTAATTAATTTCACGCTTTCCGCAATAACAATTGATTAGAGTGTCACACTAGCAGCTATGGGCCCTGCTTAGGTATCgggttgtgagttgtgacatACTATCTATGGTTTGATatgttgaggttttggtgtcttgacttctgatgatggactATATGTGTATTTCAGTAAATTTTCTGTAaagggtttcgctataaatctgtagcaagagttctttctctgtattgaaaatctaagagaggtgtgaggaacgagcaactgtaaccctattctccattgatagtgaaacagatctcatctcatcatggacgtaggcaaccttgccgaaccacgtaaatctttgcgcacattgtgtgattgtgttggcgatttccattcttctctgcatcgtgttaggttttacaTGATAATGTCTTTTAGCAAGTGTCAAGAACATTTACAGACCAAGCATGGTCTCTCATGTTGTAAAAATGATAAGAATCTACCACATAAGTCCCACCCCAAAGAAAGCCAACACCAAAAGTATGATTGATCATTTATCACCCTatagtatttttattttattttttataaattttatatCGGAGTCCCAAAATAGGTTCTTCACTAGTGCAGTTGGTAATgtaatctgaaaatccagattatagatctcagatgcaagcaggcTCAATGGTCAAACTGTAATCAGATCtaagataaaggaagcaacttcGTGAAGGGAAGAGATCAGATTGATAGAAggagagggaaaagagatgggatCGATCtacttgggaggaagaagagagaagaaataaggTATGCATTTCTTAACAGCACTAAAACTGttttaaaaatcatattttttactCACATcatctccaattgatgggggtgTATTACACATATAAACACCTTCTATaattcctaaattgactcaAAAAAGGACTCTTAATCACACTCATATGCTcgataaagtaaataaactcaaatcaGAACTCTAACTAGCTATTAAGTATCtcaatctaactcaaacacgtAACTACTAATCCCATGTATTaactttatccccactttatgggcctataaattaggcccattacaatgaaacccaaaaaaataaaaggcccaacctataatataactacccaaaggtcaatttcagcccattggactgaaacccaaaaaaataagggcCTCCCCCAAGCTTGCACATAGGCTTCCATACGGGATTAGTGTTTAATGCAACTACATCGGTTAGGTTTGATATATGGAAGCTGACGGTTGAAAAAGTATTCTAAGTATTTTTACAATTAAAGACAACTCGATAATTAGGGTCCCTCTGGTCATAATACTTGAATTACTACATTTGCTTCAGTTAATAATCTCTCCATAACAACTCAAAGCCTAAAATAATGCACTAGGTACCTTA
This window encodes:
- the LOC122651817 gene encoding probable inositol transporter 2 codes for the protein MEGGVLPVTDVSAFRECFSLAWKNPYVLRLAFSAGIGGLLFGYDTGVISGALLYIRDDFKSVDRQTVLQESIVSTAVAGAIIGAAIGGWLSDRFGRRFSLMFADFLFFVGAVVMASAPNPGLLILGRVLVGLGVGMASMTAPLYISEASPPKVRGALVSTNGLLLTGGLFLSYLLNLAFSKAPGTWRWMLGVAALPALLQFILMWFLPESPRWLYRKGKEEEAISILRQIFPANEVEMEIQALKESVDSEVKEEGSSNKINFAKMLKTRTVRRALVAGVGLQIFQQFVGINTVMYYSPTIVQLAGFASNQTALLLSLIIAALNTLGTIVSIYFVDKTGRKKILLLSLTGLMVSLALLAATFHESTAESPQVSRQDTAHFSGLTCPDFQSTSASWDCMTCLKVYSTSCGFCASQTDKLNPGACLISNTTVKNMCQGEHRIWYTRGCPSRYGWVALIGLGLYVISFSPGMGSVTWIVNSEIYPLRFRGVCGGIAATANWISNLIVSQSFLSLTQAIGTAWTFLIFGVVSVVGVFFVLICVPETKGLPIEEVEKMLDRRALHIRFWRKGTDDTGK